GGGCACCAGCAGGTCCGACTTTATGTACTCCGCCGTCACTCCCTCCGTGGCCACGCACTGCCTCACCACTCTCAGCACGATCGACTTCATTTCCTCGTCGGGCGTGCTGAACTCGTTGACCAGGATCAGCATCACTTCCCTCGTGTAGTAGTTTGCGTAGTACGGGTCCATCAGCGGTATTATCATTCCTGCGCCACAAAGTTATGCCCAGGCACTTACCTATTGCCTTCAGAAATGCTGCCAGCCCTTTTCCCTTGTGTTCCGTGATTCCTTTCCACAGTGGCCTCAGCACCGGGTCGAAGGCCTCTATTCCGTAGGGCGCGCTTGCTTCTGCCAGCGCTGCCAGCGCCAGTGCTGTGATCGTGCGCACCTTTTGGTGCTCATCCCGCAGTCCGTGTGCGATGATTTCCACCAGTTGCCTCAGGTACGGCAACACTCCGCATCCGATCAGGATAGAGATCTGTTGCACTATTTTGATTCCTACAAAAATGTTATGAACGCCTAGTATCGCTATGGATCACATTCGTAATAGCAGTAGCTGCACATAACATACGTAATACAACTAACTGCATATAACATACGTAATACAACTATGTATAACATTCGTAATGGGACCAAGTACACATAGCATAGGCAGTGGCACCAACTGCACATAGCATACGTAATACAACTAACTACATAACAAACGATAAAATAGTGGCTCTAACTGCATAACAAACGATAAAATAGTGGCTCTAACTGCATAACTAACGCCAAACTACTCAAGTACCTGTGTGCCTCGCCTGCCACGACTTCTTCGACTGACACACTGCCTTCAGAAACAGCACCAACGAGCTCACTCCCATCGCTGATGCGACCACTGCGAAGGCTCTCGCAGTCGTGTTCCTCACGTACTCGTCCGGGTGGTCTATATCTGGCCTCATAACTCCGATCATCGTCGCCAGCCCTGCTGCTTTACTCAGGTTAGATATTATCTCGCGTCCCTCGACTCTCGCGTAGTAGTCCTCGTCGATGAGCAGCGGCTCAATCACCACCAGTATTTTGTGCACGTAGGGCCTCACTGAGTCCTGCAGCTTAAAGAGTATGCGGTCGATCACCTTAACGATCAGGTGCCTCTCCTGGTCCTGGAGCGTGCTCTGCATCATGAGTGGCAGTATCTGGTTGAACAGTGCTGCTGGCCCAAATTCTCTCGCCTTGCTCGTCAGCAGGCGCAGCGCCTGTCTCCTCAGTGGCGGCGTTCCATTTTTTaccttcagcagcagcgccaTGATGCGTCTTTCCGTGATCTCGTCGCTAGTCAGGTCATCTTCGGTCGCGTCGTCGAACAGCTTTGCGAAGAACTGCTGATCCTCCGCTCTAATCTCCACGTCCTGCAAAATGCTCGGCGTCCCTGGGATGTCGTATGGCTTCCTCACATCCTCTGGTATCGTGAAGTGCGGCGTTGCGTACGTGTAACTGCTTGGCTTTCTGTACGGCTGGTAGTCGTGTGGTGGCGGCACTATTTCGTATCCTTCCACTGGCAGCAGCTCatccagctcctcgtccGTCATGTACCTGTTTGGGTCTTCCGAGGTCGATATTCTGAACTTGAGCATTGTTTCCGGCACAACTATTTGTGGCGTCAGCGGCGTAGTGATCCCGTatcctattttattaattaatctCATATCAATACGCACTAGCTACTAACACCAATTATCATTAAACATCAACTACCTACTAACACAATTATCATTAAAGATCAACTACCTACTAACACAATTACCGTAATAGGCATCAACTAACAATCTATCAATGCTATTGGCAGTACTAATACTCCTAATTTTCCTATGTTAACTTACCAAATGGCGTTTCTGAGGGCGTCGCTCCTTCCATTGCTGGCGTCTTGTCCCACCTCGacaccttcttcttctccaggCCTTCTATATCTCCGAATCCTGGCGTTTGTCCATAGCCTGGGGTCTGCCCGTAGCCTGGTGTTTGTGCGTACCCGGGGGTCGTTCCGTCCAAATCAACTACATATTCGTTAATTTTCCGTGTGTTAACTcctttaaacacatttttcaCTCATATTCTCTACTTTACACTGCAATACTTCTACAATGCTTACCTGGGTCAAAATTATCGTCGATTGTGTCCCAACGGTCCGCTTCCAGTCTCTGCGTCCTTCTTTTTGACTTTTTGTTTTCCTCCATCACCTCTTTCATCTCCTTCGTGATCCCGTGCttacttatatatttactcacTTCTGATCGgtttttacttatttcattttctttcaTCACATCCGCGAACGTGCGTTCTTCAGGCAGTGGTGTTTTGCCTGAAAAGAAATCGTGCCTTTCCGGGGACAATCTTTGTTTTAAGCGTTGCCTTCTATAGTCATCTTCCCTTTCATATATGCTTTTTCCCTTTTTTCCATCTTCCGATTTACTTAAGAACTCATCAGAGTCATCTGGAGAGTCATCATTTACACCGTCCAGAGGATTCTTGCTCTGGCCCATTTTAAATCAGTGTATAATCTATTTTTATGGATTAAaagattaaatttacaatgatttaaaaattatacaataaataaaaatggctcttttctcattttttttacaagCTCAACCCCATTGGCGGTAATGTCATTTAATTAACATACCGTTCCTAATTcctcaattttatttacttttttttactaaattacgatttttcaatttaattcTCTAAAATTGTATTACACCTCTCccataatttttagtacAACACTTTTCTTCTAATCAAATCAGATTCTAAAGGCATAAATaccataaaatatactatCAGCAcatacaatttatttttattaaattaaatatattaattttacactatttttcaaaaattGTACCTTTTATCGGTCAAGATAGCAAAGTCTGTTATTCTGTATATTCCTACCAATCAATCATAAAATGAGACTTTTTTAGATGTTAAATTTTCGAATCTACCCTTATATTGCCcctttttatgtttttcatttggtaataaacaatattttgGCGGATCGTAATTTTCGGCCTTTATGGGTGGTATTTTAACCTATgagaattaaaataccgACttacataatttaaatcaaatattaatcaCATCAATATACTATTTGctcaaatattagttaGGTTTATGGAACATCAATTTGAAGTGGTGTGTAAAACACTCACCTGTCCTCTGTCCCAGACTAAAGTGCCCCTTTTAATGGCcctaatatattttttccttattttcAAGCGATTGTAATGCTGTTGTAGTATAGAAACTGAATTATTATGAGTAGCGAAGTGCCGATTAAcgttaaataaataataaggtaatattttattcacaaaCGAAAGAATCATTTATTCAAGGAATCAATGCCATAAATGGACacaatatacatatgtaaGCGATTAGTAtataatgaagaaaatattACCAGTGTTAAAAgtatttgtaataatatGAGGCTTCGTGTGTCTCCAGggttaatttattttttctaatgCAGTAATtctatattataattttataattataaccttttgttaatgttctgtaatttaatttcataAGGAGTAGAAAATGAGTCACTTAATGAACTTGCCGATACTTTTGCTGAAGGAGGGAACTGATACTTCCCAAGGACAAGCTCAAATTGTCAGCAACATAAACGCCTGTCAAGCAATTGTAGACTGTGTCAAAACAACTCTAGgtatttttacacttttaaaACAGTTTTTCACAATTTAAATGGCagataataataaataagtacaACTATATATTGGTCAACTATATACagtcttatttttaatgtattagcacaaatacattttaaataaaattatatgagTAAAgatttgaaaataatataagaTTCCACCGatattatgataaaaaatgactCCACATACTATGTAGTTGTACACAGTAGTGTAGCAAATTGATGTTCAAAAACACCTTTAGGTCCGAGAGGAATGGATAAGCTGATTCACACAGAGCGTGACGTGACGATCACGAACGATGGAGCGACAGTTTTGAAGCTTCTGGACGTTACACATCCGGCGGCCTCAGTTTTGGTCGAAATCGCGAAGTCACAAGACGAGGAGGTGGGAGACGGAACGACCTCAGTGACGATCCTAGCAGGTACGTAGACCGAAAAGCACAGCTAGTAAAGCCGGTTGGCCCAATTTAGGTATTCGCAAAATGATATTAGCACCAAGAATGCTGGAATTTACATAATGAAActgtgttaaataaattacagGCGAGCTGTTGAACGAAGCTAAAAAGTTTGTACTTGATGGAATTAACCCACAAGTGATAATTAAGTACTACAGGGAAGCCTGTAACGTAATTttggacctgctggacaagGTTTCAATTAACCTGTCGGAAAAATCAGCAGAGTAAGCAAAGTAGATATCTATTACTCACTATTAACtggttgtttatttattacataCTGTTTGCTAATATTTATTGGAGATTGGCTAAATTTCATATTCGTACACGCAATGCTAATGAACATATACAGGGAGAGGAAGGAGTTGCTAATAAAGTGTGCTGAAACCACGTTGAactcgaagctgctgtCAGGATACAAGAGGTTTTTTGCAGAAATGGTGGTGGAGGCAGTGGGACTGCTGGGAGAAGATTTGGACGACAGCCTCATAGGAATCAAGAAGGTGACCGGAGGCTCGTGCGAAGACTCGAAGCTGATAAGAGGAGTGGCCTTTAAGAAGACGTTTACGTACGCAGGAGCGGAGCAGCAGCCAAAAAAGTTTGTAAACCCAAAGATACTGCTCTTAAATTTGGAACTGGAGTTGAAatcagaaaaggaaaatgcAGAAGTAGTAGTTAATAATCCACAAGTGAGTGAATGGATGATGAATAGTTAGGAATCAGtgacaaaaaataatattaacgTAATACTTAAACAGAGCAACTAATTGTTGAATGTAGGACTATCAGAGCATAATAGACGCGGAGTACAGAATCATATTTgagaagctggaaaacGCAGTGAAGCTGGGAGCAAATGTGGTACTGTCAAAGCTACCAATAGGAGACATAGCGACGCAATACTTTGCAGGTACAACCACTACTGTTATTAGTAACATTGGTATTAGTACTGATAGTATTATTGATACTGCCATTGATACTACTCgtattattactactactaccactattactactaatactgctattactactaatactgtTAGTACTATTAGtaccactattactaatatCAGTACGACTAGTACTAATATCAGTACGACTAGTACTAATATCAGTACGACTAGTACTaatgatatttttatagaAAAAGGAATATTTTGCAATGGAAGAGTTGAAGAAGCTGACTTGATAAGGACTAGTAAGGCAACAGG
The sequence above is a segment of the Theileria orientalis strain Shintoku DNA, chromosome 3, complete genome genome. Coding sequences within it:
- a CDS encoding T-complex protein 1 subunit, encoding MSHLMNLPILLLKEGTDTSQGQAQIVSNINACQAIVDCVKTTLGPRGMDKLIHTERDVTITNDGATVLKLLDVTHPAASVLVEIAKSQDEEVGDGTTSVTILAGELLNEAKKFVLDGINPQVIIKYYREACNVILDLLDKVSINLSEKSAEERKELLIKCAETTLNSKLLSGYKRFFAEMVVEAVGLLGEDLDDSLIGIKKVTGGSCEDSKLIRGVAFKKTFTYAGAEQQPKKFVNPKILLLNLELELKSEKENAEVVVNNPQDYQSIIDAEYRIIFEKLENAVKLGANVVLSKLPIGDIATQYFAGTTTTVISNIGISTDSIIDTAIDTTRIITTTTTITTNTAITTNTVSTISTTITNISTTSTNISTTSTNIKKGIFCNGRVEEADLIRTSKATGASIQTTLNNLSTEVLGRLLKTNMVTRSGRCDTFEEVQVGGERYNVFTGSTGTCTIILRGGAQQFIEESERSLNDALMIVKRATKSNSVLPGAGSTEMLLSTYLYDYSLHSIAPNVLSSKLNGVTSGVASGVTNGVTSESVNGVNTGDSATATTTANNSSNSNITMNNTDTVSNTTVTKNATTEALDKKSGIAGKKHLIVNGFARALESIPRNLAANSGYNPNDILTQLRSEYNKLSLYNTLSRGDTEVSGALTAGSWFGVDCRNGKVCNPYKECIWEPSLVKKNSIYSATEAACLILSIDETVKHQPRQQPTQ
- a CDS encoding splicing factor subunit encodes the protein MGQSKNPLDGVNDDSPDDSDEFLSKSEDGKKGKSIYEREDDYRRQRLKQRLSPERHDFFSGKTPLPEERTFADVMKENEISKNRSEVSKYISKHGITKEMKEVMEENKKSKRRTQRLEADRWDTIDDNFDPGVNTRKINEYVVDLDGTTPGYAQTPGYGQTPGYGQTPGFGDIEGLEKKKVSRWDKTPAMEGATPSETPFGYGITTPLTPQIVVPETMLKFRISTSEDPNRYMTDEELDELLPVEGYEIVPPPHDYQPYRKPSSYTYATPHFTIPEDVRKPYDIPGTPSILQDVEIRAEDQQFFAKLFDDATEDDLTSDEITERRIMALLLKVKNGTPPLRRQALRLLTSKAREFGPAALFNQILPLMMQSTLQDQERHLIVKVIDRILFKLQDSVRPYVHKILVVIEPLLIDEDYYARVEGREIISNLSKAAGLATMIGVMRPDIDHPDEYVRNTTARAFAVVASAMGVSSLVLFLKAVCQSKKSWQARHTGIKIVQQISILIGCGVLPYLRQLVEIIAHGLRDEHQKVRTITALALAALAEASAPYGIEAFDPVLRPLWKGITEHKGKGLAAFLKAIGMIIPLMDPYYANYYTREVMLILVNEFSTPDEEMKSIVLRVVRQCVATEGVTAEYIKSDLLVPFFHKFWIVRNSLDRKNSELLVETTVEIAQKVGAATVLARLVEDLKDPSEPFRKMVAQAIEAILISNVRTGGVNEVLELEPRLEELLVDGMLYAFQEQVTDDSGALLDSFGTLIHVLGVRVRPYLPQITGLVRWRLGTQSARTRQQAADLISKIAPVMRLCGEEQMLCHLSLYLFEYLGEEYPEVLGSILGALKSIVSVVGTSQITPPIKDLLPRLTPILKNRHEKVQENVIELIGRIADKGGDLVSPREWDRICFDLIDLLRANKKSIRRATVNTFGYIARCIGPHDVLSTLLNHLKVQERQLRICTTIAIAIVAETCLPYSVLPAMMNEYKIPDQNIQTGILKALCFMFEYIGEMSKDYIYSIVPLLEDALMCRDLVHRQTAAWTCKHLALGVFGLNCEDALIHLLNYVWPNVFETSPHLTQSVFDALDGFRVSLGPSIIFNYTLQGLFHPARKVREAYWRVYNNLYLGHQDALVPLFPLIREGHENRHQSHELLYMM